A stretch of the Mycobacterium sp. ITM-2016-00317 genome encodes the following:
- the arcA gene encoding arginine deiminase codes for MTDAALGCNSEVGRLRVVILHRPGAELQRLTPRNNDTLLFDGLPWVARAQQEHDAFAELLRSRGVEVLLLGDLLTEALAKSGAARMHGISAAVDARRLGVPLAQELSAYLRTLDAGALARVLMAGMTFDELTFGENELSLVRRMHHGADFVIDPLPNLLFTRDSSFWIGPRVAITSLSMHARVRETSLTDLIYAHHPRFLGVRRAYESRSAPIEGGDVLLLAPGVVAVGVGERTTPAGAEALARSLFDDGLAHTVLAVPIAQERAQMHLDTVCTMVDTDAVVMYPNIQDSLTAFTIRREDGGGVKIDRSAPFVDAAAAAMGIGKLRVIDTGLDPVTAEREQWDDGNNTLALAPGVVVAYERNTETNARLADSGIEVLPIAASELGTGRGGPRCMSCPAGRDPL; via the coding sequence GTGACTGATGCCGCGCTCGGGTGCAATTCGGAGGTCGGCAGGCTTCGGGTCGTCATCCTGCACCGGCCGGGAGCGGAGTTGCAGCGGCTGACCCCCCGCAACAACGACACCCTGCTGTTCGACGGGTTGCCGTGGGTGGCCAGGGCGCAGCAGGAGCACGACGCGTTCGCCGAACTGCTGCGCTCGCGCGGGGTCGAGGTGCTTCTGCTCGGTGATCTGCTGACCGAGGCGTTGGCCAAGAGCGGAGCGGCCCGGATGCACGGCATCTCCGCCGCCGTCGACGCCCGCCGTCTCGGGGTGCCGTTGGCGCAGGAACTCTCGGCCTATCTCCGCACGCTCGACGCCGGCGCGCTGGCCCGGGTGCTGATGGCCGGGATGACGTTCGACGAGTTGACCTTCGGCGAGAACGAGCTGTCGCTGGTGCGCCGGATGCACCACGGCGCGGACTTCGTCATCGACCCGCTGCCGAACCTGTTGTTCACCCGCGATTCCTCGTTCTGGATCGGTCCGCGGGTGGCGATCACCTCGCTGTCGATGCACGCCCGCGTGCGCGAGACGTCGCTGACGGATCTGATCTACGCCCACCATCCGCGGTTCCTCGGGGTGCGACGCGCCTACGAGTCGCGGTCGGCGCCGATCGAGGGCGGCGACGTGCTGCTGCTCGCCCCCGGGGTGGTGGCCGTCGGGGTGGGGGAGCGGACCACCCCCGCGGGCGCGGAGGCGTTGGCGCGCAGCCTGTTCGACGACGGCCTCGCGCACACCGTGCTGGCGGTGCCGATCGCCCAGGAACGTGCGCAGATGCACCTGGACACGGTGTGCACGATGGTCGACACCGACGCCGTGGTGATGTACCCGAACATTCAAGATTCCTTGACGGCCTTCACCATCCGTCGCGAGGACGGCGGCGGGGTGAAGATCGACCGGTCCGCCCCGTTCGTGGACGCGGCCGCCGCGGCGATGGGGATCGGGAAGTTGCGCGTCATCGACACCGGGCTGGACCCGGTCACCGCCGAACGCGAGCAGTGGGATGACGGCAACAACACGCTGGCGCTGGCGCCCGGAGTCGTCGTGGCCTACGAACGCAACACCGAAACCAATGCCCGCCTCGCGGATTCGGGGATCGAGGTGTTGCCGATCGCGGCCTCGGAGCTCGGCACCGGCCGCGGCGGGCCCCGCTGTATGTCGTGTCCCGCCGGTCGCGATCCTCTCTAG
- the soxR gene encoding redox-sensitive transcriptional activator SoxR — protein sequence MESPHDLTPGEMSARSGVAVSALHFYEREGLIASTRTGGNQRRYPRDTLRRVAFIRMSQRLGIPLARIREALATLPSDRVPTSKDWARLSAGWREDLDQRILHLQRLRDNLAGCIGCGCLSLKVCALANPGDMLAGEGPGAVRL from the coding sequence ATGGAGTCGCCCCACGACCTCACGCCGGGAGAGATGTCGGCCCGCAGCGGGGTGGCGGTGTCCGCGCTGCACTTCTACGAACGCGAGGGGCTGATCGCGAGCACGCGCACCGGCGGCAATCAGCGCCGCTATCCGAGGGACACGCTGCGTCGCGTCGCGTTCATCCGGATGTCCCAGCGCCTCGGCATCCCGCTGGCCCGCATCCGCGAGGCCCTGGCCACCCTGCCGTCCGACCGGGTGCCCACCAGCAAGGACTGGGCCCGGCTGTCCGCAGGCTGGCGGGAGGACCTGGACCAGCGCATCCTGCACCTGCAGCGGTTGCGCGACAACCTCGCCGGCTGCATCGGCTGCGGCTGCCTCAGCCTGAAGGTCTGCGCGCTCGCCAACCCCGGCGACATGCTCGCCGGGGAGGGACCCGGCGCCGTGCGGCTCTGA
- a CDS encoding alpha-ketoglutarate-dependent dioxygenase AlkB encodes MEPALQSSLFDHSERRDLGNGAWLEVRSGWLSQDGVADDALFGELRDQIPWRAERRQMYDRVLDVPRLLSFHNLLDDPAPHPRLKQLRRRLNDAYAGELGEPFVSAGLCLYRDGNDSVAWHGDNIGRSSTEDTMVAIVGLGATRVFALRPRGGGPSLRLRHCHGDLLVMGGSCQRTWEHAIPKTARPTGPRISIQFRPYDVR; translated from the coding sequence ATGGAGCCGGCTCTGCAAAGCTCTCTGTTCGACCACTCCGAGCGCCGCGACCTCGGCAACGGCGCGTGGCTGGAGGTGCGGTCCGGCTGGCTGTCCCAGGACGGCGTCGCCGACGACGCGCTGTTCGGCGAACTGCGGGATCAGATCCCGTGGCGCGCCGAACGCCGGCAGATGTACGACCGGGTGCTGGACGTGCCGCGCCTGCTGAGCTTCCACAACCTGCTCGACGACCCGGCACCACACCCGCGGCTCAAACAACTCCGCCGGCGGCTCAACGACGCCTACGCCGGCGAGCTCGGCGAGCCGTTCGTCAGCGCGGGCCTGTGCCTGTACCGCGACGGGAACGACAGCGTCGCGTGGCACGGCGACAACATCGGCCGCAGCAGCACCGAGGACACCATGGTCGCGATCGTAGGTCTCGGCGCGACAAGGGTTTTCGCGCTCCGGCCGCGCGGCGGCGGGCCGTCGCTGCGGCTGCGCCACTGCCACGGCGACCTGCTGGTGATGGGCGGCTCCTGCCAGCGCACCTGGGAGCACGCCATCCCGAAGACCGCGCGGCCCACCGGACCGCGCATCAGCATCCAGTTCCGCCCCTACGACGTCCGCTGA
- a CDS encoding DUF5642 family protein: protein MSNPSHLRTTAVAVCAALATACSPAQSEDLSNADIGRVAELKAQFPASFTVKSVGPAGIDPQYLTAQKLPPGLTFDPADCGQAAEEQAIPAGVKGNMAATTAEGDGVRYIVITVETSEPVPVSTPDDQCRKVSFSGPGMRGLVEVVDAPQIDGVRTVGTHRVLQTTTEQGPRTGELYNYVANFGTFIVIVTANPLVVADKPVAQVDTQRARDLVAQTVELIKG, encoded by the coding sequence ATGTCGAACCCCTCGCACCTCCGGACGACCGCGGTGGCGGTGTGCGCCGCGCTGGCCACCGCATGCAGCCCCGCGCAGTCCGAGGACCTGTCGAACGCCGATATCGGCCGGGTGGCGGAGCTGAAGGCGCAGTTCCCGGCGTCGTTCACGGTGAAGTCCGTGGGCCCGGCGGGAATCGACCCGCAGTACCTCACCGCGCAGAAGCTGCCACCCGGGCTGACGTTCGATCCGGCCGACTGCGGGCAGGCCGCCGAAGAGCAGGCCATCCCCGCGGGCGTGAAGGGCAACATGGCGGCCACCACCGCCGAGGGCGATGGCGTGCGCTACATCGTGATCACGGTCGAGACCTCCGAGCCGGTCCCGGTCAGCACCCCCGACGACCAGTGCCGCAAGGTCAGCTTCAGCGGGCCCGGGATGCGCGGACTCGTCGAGGTGGTGGACGCCCCGCAGATCGACGGGGTGCGCACCGTGGGCACCCATCGCGTGCTGCAGACCACGACCGAGCAGGGGCCGCGCACCGGCGAGCTCTACAACTACGTCGCGAACTTCGGGACCTTCATCGTGATCGTCACCGCCAACCCGCTGGTGGTCGCGGACAAGCCCGTCGCCCAGGTGGACACGCAGCGGGCTCGCGACCTGGTTGCGCAGACGGTCGAGCTGATCAAGGGCTGA
- a CDS encoding DUF5642 family protein: MRLIAACAPALALVLAGAGCAPSPDPAPAPAVPAAADLAVNPARIDRARDHLPDDYEVTPYTGAPSPFAVWGLRDTPAADPAPCAALGAPAVDPASARGWSASGPGGIVYAVVAGATEPGAWSTGADQECREWTVASGHTTGVVTGVAGPDIDAARTTGMSAVTTTVVEGGTETHAHADTFVADLGGYVCFVAVLTDPGSPNPALGADFASGLLAETVSTLRG; this comes from the coding sequence GTGAGGCTGATCGCCGCCTGCGCGCCGGCGCTGGCCCTGGTGCTGGCCGGTGCCGGGTGCGCACCGTCGCCGGACCCCGCGCCCGCCCCTGCGGTCCCCGCCGCGGCCGATCTCGCGGTCAACCCGGCGCGCATCGACCGGGCCCGCGACCACCTGCCCGACGACTACGAGGTGACTCCGTACACCGGGGCGCCCTCGCCGTTCGCGGTGTGGGGGCTGCGCGACACGCCCGCCGCCGACCCCGCGCCGTGCGCGGCGCTGGGCGCGCCTGCGGTCGATCCGGCGAGCGCCAGGGGCTGGTCGGCCTCGGGTCCGGGCGGCATCGTGTACGCGGTGGTGGCCGGCGCCACCGAACCCGGGGCGTGGAGCACCGGGGCGGACCAGGAGTGCCGGGAGTGGACGGTCGCGTCGGGACACACCACAGGCGTGGTGACCGGCGTGGCGGGACCGGACATCGACGCCGCGCGGACGACGGGGATGAGCGCCGTCACCACGACCGTCGTCGAAGGCGGTACCGAGACCCACGCCCACGCCGATACTTTCGTCGCCGACCTGGGCGGGTACGTCTGCTTCGTCGCGGTGCTCACCGATCCCGGGTCGCCGAATCCGGCCCTGGGCGCCGACTTCGCGTCCGGACTGCTCGCCGAAACGGTGTCCACCCTGCGCGGTTGA